A section of the Pseudomonas fluorescens genome encodes:
- the ccoP gene encoding cytochrome-c oxidase, cbb3-type subunit III: MTTFWSLYVTVLSLGTIFALTWLLLSTRKGQRAEQTDETVGHSFDGIEEYDNPLPKWWFMLFVGTIVFALGYLVLYPGLGNWKGLLPGYAYLDNEKQIPFANGQSGWTGVHEWEKEMARSDAKFGPIFAKFAAMPIEEVAKDPQALKMGGRLFASNCSVCHGSDAKGAYGFPNLTDADWRWGGEPETIKATIMAGRHAVMPGWAEVIGEQGVADVAGFVLTNLDGRKLPEGAKADVANGEKLFATNCVACHGPAGKGTPAMGAPDLTHPGAFIYGSSFAQLQQTIRYGRQGQMPAQEQLQGNDKVHLLAAYVYSLSHGDKKADAE, from the coding sequence ATGACTACGTTCTGGAGTCTGTACGTCACAGTCCTCAGTCTGGGTACCATTTTTGCCCTGACCTGGCTGCTGCTGTCGACCCGCAAGGGCCAGCGCGCCGAACAAACGGACGAGACGGTTGGCCACTCGTTCGATGGCATCGAGGAATACGACAACCCACTGCCCAAGTGGTGGTTCATGCTGTTCGTCGGCACCATCGTGTTTGCCCTGGGTTACCTGGTGCTGTACCCCGGCCTGGGCAACTGGAAAGGCCTGTTGCCGGGCTACGCCTACCTGGACAACGAGAAGCAGATCCCGTTCGCCAACGGCCAGAGCGGCTGGACGGGCGTACACGAGTGGGAAAAGGAAATGGCACGTTCGGACGCCAAGTTCGGGCCGATCTTCGCCAAATTTGCAGCCATGCCCATTGAAGAAGTGGCCAAGGACCCGCAAGCCCTGAAGATGGGTGGCCGCCTGTTCGCCTCCAACTGCTCGGTGTGCCACGGTTCTGACGCCAAGGGCGCCTATGGCTTCCCCAACCTGACCGACGCCGACTGGCGCTGGGGCGGCGAGCCGGAAACCATCAAGGCCACCATCATGGCTGGCCGTCACGCGGTGATGCCGGGCTGGGCTGAAGTGATCGGTGAACAAGGCGTGGCCGACGTCGCCGGCTTCGTGCTGACCAACCTCGATGGCCGCAAACTGCCGGAAGGCGCCAAGGCCGATGTGGCCAACGGCGAGAAGCTCTTCGCCACCAACTGTGTGGCCTGCCACGGTCCAGCCGGCAAAGGTACGCCAGCGATGGGCGCACCTGACCTGACCCACCCGGGCGCCTTCATCTACGGTTCGAGCTTCGCCCAACTGCAGCAGACCATCCGCTACGGCCGCCAGGGCCAGATGCCTGCACAAGAGCAATTGCAGGGTAACGATAAGGTGCATTTGCTGGCGGCGTACGTTTACAGCCTGTCCCATGGCGACAAGAAGGCTGACGCTGAATAA
- the ccoO gene encoding cytochrome-c oxidase, cbb3-type subunit II gives MKHEVVEKNIGLLAFFMVIAVSIGGLTQIVPLFFQDVTNKPVEGMKPRTALELEGRDVYIANGCVGCHSQMIRPFRAETERYGHYSVAGESVWDHPFLWGSKRTGPDLARVGGRYSDDWQRAHLYNPRNVVPESKMPAYPFLVENKLDGKDTAKKMEVLRTLGVPYTDEDIAGAQAAVKGKTEMDALVAYLQGLGTIIKSKR, from the coding sequence ATGAAGCATGAAGTAGTCGAGAAGAACATCGGCCTGCTGGCCTTCTTCATGGTCATCGCCGTGAGTATCGGCGGCCTGACCCAGATCGTCCCGCTGTTCTTCCAGGATGTGACCAATAAGCCGGTGGAGGGTATGAAGCCGCGCACCGCCCTTGAACTGGAAGGTCGCGACGTGTACATCGCCAACGGCTGTGTCGGCTGCCACTCGCAGATGATCCGCCCGTTCCGTGCCGAAACCGAACGCTATGGCCACTATTCGGTCGCCGGTGAAAGCGTATGGGACCACCCGTTCCTGTGGGGCTCCAAGCGTACCGGCCCGGATCTGGCCCGTGTGGGAGGGCGTTACTCCGATGACTGGCAGCGTGCGCACTTGTACAACCCGCGCAACGTAGTGCCGGAGTCGAAAATGCCGGCGTACCCGTTCCTCGTGGAAAACAAGCTCGACGGCAAAGACACTGCCAAGAAAATGGAAGTCTTGCGCACCCTCGGCGTGCCTTACACCGACGAAGACATCGCCGGTGCCCAGGCAGCCGTCAAGGGCAAGACCGAAATGGACGCGCTGGTGGCCTACCTGCAAGGCCTGGGCACCATCATCAAAAGCAAACGGTGA
- the hemN gene encoding oxygen-independent coproporphyrinogen III oxidase, protein MLDAIRWDTDLIHRYDLAGPRYTSYPTAAQFNSQVGTFDLLHALRDSRKAVRPLSLYVHVPFCANICYYCACNKVITKDRGRAQAYLQRLEQEIQLVACHLDPNQQVQQLHLGGGTPTFLSHDELRQLMAQLRRHFNLQDDDSGDYGIEIDPREADWATMGLLRELGFNRVSIGVQDLDPDVQRAVNRLQSLEETRAVMDAARTLQFRSINIDLIYGLPKQTPEHFAHTVAEVISLQPDRLSVFNYAHLPERFLPQRRINSDELPAPADKLQMLHNTIEQLTAAGYNYIGMDHFALPDDELAIAQEESTLQRNFQGYTTHGHCDLIGLGVSAISQIGDLYCQNSSDLNHYQNALAGAQLATSRGLLCTADDRLRREVIQQLICNLRLDFENIEQAFTVDFRGYFAEVWPQLQVMADDGLIELDALGIRVLPAGRLLVRSVCMVFDAYLEQQNKQRFSRVI, encoded by the coding sequence ATGCTCGACGCCATTCGTTGGGACACTGATCTGATTCATCGCTACGACCTGGCGGGGCCGCGCTATACCTCCTACCCCACCGCCGCCCAGTTCAACAGCCAGGTCGGCACCTTCGACCTGCTGCACGCGCTGCGCGACAGCCGCAAGGCCGTGCGCCCGCTGTCGCTGTATGTACACGTGCCGTTCTGCGCGAACATCTGCTACTACTGCGCCTGCAACAAAGTCATCACCAAGGACCGTGGCCGTGCCCAGGCCTACCTGCAACGCCTGGAACAGGAAATCCAACTGGTGGCCTGCCACCTGGACCCCAACCAGCAGGTGCAGCAACTGCACCTTGGCGGCGGCACACCGACCTTTCTCAGCCACGACGAACTGCGCCAACTGATGGCCCAATTGCGCCGTCACTTCAACTTGCAGGATGACGATTCCGGCGACTACGGCATCGAAATCGACCCACGGGAAGCCGACTGGGCCACCATGGGCCTGCTGCGCGAGCTGGGCTTCAATCGTGTCAGCATCGGCGTGCAAGACCTGGACCCTGACGTGCAACGGGCGGTCAATCGCCTGCAAAGCCTGGAAGAGACGCGGGCGGTGATGGATGCGGCGCGCACCCTGCAATTTCGCTCGATCAATATCGACCTGATCTACGGCTTGCCCAAGCAGACACCGGAGCATTTCGCCCATACGGTGGCCGAGGTCATCAGCCTGCAACCCGATCGCCTGTCAGTGTTCAACTACGCCCACCTGCCGGAACGCTTCCTGCCCCAGCGGCGAATCAACAGCGACGAGCTGCCAGCCCCGGCCGATAAGCTGCAAATGCTGCACAACACTATCGAGCAATTGACAGCCGCCGGCTACAACTACATCGGCATGGACCATTTCGCCCTGCCCGACGATGAACTGGCCATCGCCCAGGAAGAGTCGACCCTACAACGCAACTTCCAGGGCTACACCACCCACGGCCATTGCGATTTGATCGGGCTCGGCGTCTCGGCCATCAGCCAGATCGGAGATTTGTACTGCCAGAACAGCAGCGACTTGAATCACTACCAGAACGCCCTGGCCGGCGCACAACTGGCAACCAGCCGGGGCCTGCTCTGCACCGCGGACGATCGCCTGCGACGGGAAGTGATCCAACAGTTGATCTGCAACTTGCGCCTGGACTTCGAGAACATCGAGCAAGCGTTCACCGTGGACTTTCGCGGCTACTTCGCTGAAGTCTGGCCGCAACTGCAAGTGATGGCCGACGATGGCCTGATCGAACTCGACGCCCTGGGAATCCGTGTGCTGCCCGCAGGGCG
- a CDS encoding sulfite exporter TauE/SafE family protein yields the protein MFDLAPLLVSALILGLLGGGHCLGMCGGLMGALTLAIPPEQRSRRFRLLLAYNLGRILSYATAGVLIGLAGWAVANGPAAMFMRILAGLLLISMGLYLAGWWSGLTRIESLGRGLWRHIQPVASRLLPVSSLPRALLLGALWGWLPCGLVYSTLLWAASQGNALDSGLLMLAFGLGTWPVLLATGLAAERLTALLRKRSVRVAGGLLVILFGLWTLPGPHQHWLMGH from the coding sequence GTGTTTGACCTGGCGCCGCTGCTGGTTTCCGCGTTAATCCTCGGCCTGCTGGGCGGTGGCCATTGCCTGGGCATGTGCGGCGGACTGATGGGCGCACTGACCCTGGCCATCCCGCCGGAGCAGCGCAGCCGGCGCTTTCGCCTGCTGCTGGCCTACAACCTGGGACGCATCCTCAGCTACGCCACGGCCGGCGTGCTGATCGGCCTGGCCGGCTGGGCGGTAGCCAACGGCCCCGCCGCAATGTTCATGCGCATCCTCGCCGGCCTGCTGCTGATCAGCATGGGCCTGTATCTGGCCGGTTGGTGGAGCGGCCTGACCCGGATCGAAAGCCTCGGGCGCGGCCTGTGGCGCCATATCCAGCCGGTCGCCAGCCGTTTGCTGCCGGTGTCGAGCCTGCCCCGTGCCTTGCTGCTGGGTGCGCTGTGGGGCTGGCTGCCGTGCGGTTTGGTCTACAGCACGCTGCTGTGGGCAGCCAGCCAGGGCAATGCGTTGGACAGCGGGCTGCTGATGCTGGCTTTCGGCCTCGGCACCTGGCCGGTGTTACTGGCCACCGGGCTCGCCGCCGAACGCCTCACCGCGCTGTTACGCAAACGCAGTGTGCGTGTGGCCGGCGGCCTGCTGGTGATCCTGTTTGGCCTCTGGACGCTACCCGGCCCACACCAGCACTGGCTGATGGGCCACTAA
- a CDS encoding heavy metal translocating P-type ATPase encodes MTTPTPCYHCALPVPSGSRFTAVILGEPRELCCPGCQAVAEAIVAGGLESYYQHRSEASANPEALPVQLVDELALYDRADVQKPFVRHEGDLAEATLLMEGISCAACGWLIEKHLRSLPAVAEARLNLSNHRLHVRWADAQLPLSQVLSELRQIGYAAHPYQADRAAEQLASENRLALRQLGVAGLLWFQAMMATMATWPEFNIDLSPELHEILRWVALFLTTPIVFYSCAPFFKGAMRDLRTRHLTMDVSVSLAIGGAYLAGIWTAITGVGELYFDAVGMFALFLLAGRYLERRARERTAAATAQLVNLLPASCLRLKGDGQSERILLTELALGDRVLVHPGAILPADGVILDGQSSIDESLLTGEYLPQPRQAGDSVTAGTLNVEGALTVEVRALGHDTRLSAIVRLLERAQAEKPRLAEIADRAAQWFLVCSLIAAAVIGLLWWELDASRAFWIVLAMLVATCPCALSLATPTALTAATGTLHKLGLLLTRGHVLEGLNQIDTVIFDKTGTLTEGRLALRAIRPLGSISSDLALALAAALENRSEHPIARAFGRAPMAADEVLSTPGLGLEGRVGERLLRIGQPGFVCELSGCAIPESPQDAGQWLLLGDTDGALAWFVLDDRLRSDAPALLAACKARGWRTLLLSGDSSPMVASVADELGIDEARGGLRPDDKLQVLQQLHKEGRKVLMLGDGVNDVPVLAAADISVAMGSATDLAKTSADAVLLSNRLDALVQAFSLARRTRRVIIENLLWAGLYNGLMLPFAALGWITPIWAAIGMSLSSLTVVLNALRLTRLPRASAASATPQPRPLPA; translated from the coding sequence ATGACCACCCCAACCCCCTGCTACCACTGCGCGCTCCCCGTCCCGTCCGGCAGCCGCTTCACTGCGGTGATCCTCGGCGAACCCCGCGAGCTTTGCTGCCCGGGCTGCCAGGCGGTGGCCGAAGCCATTGTCGCAGGTGGCCTGGAGAGCTATTACCAACACCGCAGCGAGGCCTCGGCCAACCCCGAAGCCTTGCCCGTGCAACTGGTCGACGAACTGGCGCTGTACGACCGCGCCGACGTGCAAAAACCCTTCGTGCGTCACGAGGGCGACCTGGCCGAAGCCACACTGTTGATGGAGGGCATCAGCTGCGCCGCCTGCGGCTGGCTGATCGAAAAACACCTGCGCAGCCTGCCCGCCGTGGCCGAGGCGCGGCTGAACCTGTCCAACCATCGCCTGCACGTACGCTGGGCCGATGCACAATTGCCGTTGAGCCAGGTGCTCAGCGAACTGCGCCAGATCGGCTACGCCGCCCACCCGTATCAGGCCGATCGCGCCGCCGAGCAACTGGCCAGCGAAAACCGCCTGGCCCTGCGCCAACTGGGCGTCGCCGGCCTGCTGTGGTTCCAGGCGATGATGGCGACCATGGCCACCTGGCCAGAATTCAATATCGACCTGAGCCCCGAGCTGCATGAGATCCTGCGCTGGGTCGCCCTGTTTCTGACCACTCCCATCGTGTTCTACAGCTGCGCACCGTTTTTCAAGGGCGCCATGCGCGACCTGCGCACGCGCCACCTGACCATGGATGTCTCGGTCTCACTGGCCATTGGTGGCGCCTACCTGGCGGGGATCTGGACCGCAATCACCGGGGTGGGCGAGCTGTATTTCGATGCCGTGGGCATGTTCGCCCTGTTCCTGCTGGCCGGGCGCTATCTGGAGCGCCGTGCCCGAGAACGCACCGCCGCCGCCACCGCCCAACTGGTCAACCTCCTGCCCGCCTCGTGCCTGCGCCTCAAAGGCGATGGCCAGAGCGAGCGTATCCTGCTCACCGAACTGGCCCTGGGCGACCGGGTACTGGTGCATCCGGGCGCGATCCTGCCGGCCGATGGGGTGATTCTCGATGGCCAGTCGAGCATTGATGAATCCCTGCTCACCGGCGAGTACCTGCCACAACCACGGCAGGCCGGCGATAGCGTCACCGCGGGCACCCTCAACGTCGAAGGCGCGTTGACCGTGGAAGTCCGCGCCCTGGGTCACGACACCCGTTTGTCAGCCATCGTGCGCCTGCTGGAACGGGCCCAGGCAGAAAAACCGCGCTTGGCCGAAATCGCTGACCGCGCCGCGCAATGGTTCCTCGTCTGCTCACTGATCGCCGCCGCCGTGATCGGGTTGCTGTGGTGGGAGCTGGACGCCTCTCGGGCGTTCTGGATTGTCCTGGCGATGCTGGTCGCCACCTGCCCTTGCGCGCTGTCCCTGGCAACCCCCACCGCCTTGACCGCGGCCACCGGCACCCTGCACAAACTCGGCCTGCTGCTGACCCGTGGCCATGTGCTCGAAGGCTTGAACCAGATCGACACGGTGATTTTCGACAAAACCGGCACGCTGACCGAAGGCCGCCTGGCCCTGCGTGCCATCCGGCCGTTGGGCAGCATCAGCAGCGACCTGGCCCTGGCCCTGGCCGCCGCCCTCGAAAACCGCTCCGAACACCCGATTGCCCGGGCCTTTGGTCGCGCCCCAATGGCGGCCGATGAAGTGCTCAGCACCCCGGGCCTTGGGCTCGAAGGCCGGGTGGGCGAACGCCTGCTGCGTATCGGCCAGCCCGGTTTTGTCTGTGAGCTGAGCGGCTGCGCGATTCCCGAGTCGCCACAAGATGCCGGCCAATGGCTGCTACTGGGTGACACCGACGGCGCCCTGGCCTGGTTTGTCCTCGATGATCGACTGCGCAGCGATGCACCGGCGCTGCTGGCCGCGTGCAAAGCGCGGGGCTGGCGTACCTTGCTGCTATCGGGGGATAGCTCGCCGATGGTCGCCAGCGTGGCCGACGAACTGGGCATCGATGAAGCCCGTGGCGGCCTGCGCCCGGATGACAAGCTGCAGGTGCTGCAACAGTTGCACAAGGAAGGCCGCAAGGTGCTGATGCTCGGTGATGGCGTCAACGATGTGCCGGTCCTGGCCGCCGCCGATATCAGCGTGGCCATGGGTTCGGCCACCGACCTGGCGAAAACCAGCGCCGATGCGGTACTGCTGTCCAACCGCCTGGATGCCCTGGTGCAAGCCTTCAGCCTGGCCCGGCGCACGCGCCGCGTAATCATTGAAAACCTGCTGTGGGCCGGGCTATACAATGGCCTGATGTTGCCGTTCGCCGCTCTTGGTTGGATTACACCGATCTGGGCCGCGATCGGCATGTCCCTCAGCTCGTTGACCGTGGTGCTCAACGCCCTGCGCCTGACTCGCCTGCCGCGCGCCAGCGCCGCGAGCGCCACCCCACAGCCCCGCCCGCTGCCGGCCTGA
- a CDS encoding FixH family protein has product MPVATAASPWYKHLWPWIIIAILACSVTLTLSMVTIAVNNPDNLVNDNYYEAGKGINRSLDRELLAQTLQMRATLHLDELTGEVELFLTGNSGPATLELNLISPTQPEKDRKVVLTRSQSEPGRYIGQVTDKVEGRRFVELLGVEGDRTWRMFEEEEVSHGTDLKLGDEPLQGAEDLKN; this is encoded by the coding sequence ATGCCCGTAGCAACTGCCGCAAGCCCCTGGTACAAGCACCTCTGGCCCTGGATCATCATTGCCATCCTGGCCTGTTCGGTGACGCTGACCTTGTCCATGGTGACCATTGCGGTGAATAACCCGGACAACCTGGTCAACGACAACTACTACGAGGCCGGCAAAGGCATCAACCGCTCCCTGGACCGCGAACTGCTGGCCCAGACCCTGCAGATGCGCGCCACCCTGCACCTGGATGAGCTGACCGGTGAAGTGGAGCTTTTTCTCACCGGCAACAGCGGGCCTGCCACGCTGGAACTGAACCTGATTTCGCCGACCCAACCGGAGAAGGACCGCAAGGTCGTCCTGACCCGCAGCCAGAGCGAGCCGGGTCGTTACATCGGCCAGGTGACCGACAAGGTCGAGGGCCGGCGCTTCGTCGAACTGCTGGGGGTGGAAGGTGACAGGACCTGGCGTATGTTTGAAGAGGAAGAGGTCAGCCATGGCACCGACCTGAAGCTGGGGGACGAGCCGTTGCAGGGTGCCGAGGACCTGAAAAACTGA
- the ccoS gene encoding cbb3-type cytochrome oxidase assembly protein CcoS: protein MPALYVMIPAALLIVAIAIYIFFWAVDSGQYDDLDGPAHSVLFDDQDPKHLAAIDEASRQPQQPDKPDEPAPPRV from the coding sequence ATGCCAGCTCTTTACGTAATGATTCCAGCGGCGCTGCTGATCGTCGCCATCGCCATCTACATCTTCTTCTGGGCGGTGGACAGCGGCCAATATGACGACCTCGACGGGCCGGCCCATAGCGTGCTGTTCGATGACCAGGACCCCAAACACCTGGCTGCCATCGACGAAGCCAGCCGCCAGCCGCAGCAACCGGACAAGCCTGACGAACCGGCGCCCCCCCGTGTTTGA
- the ccoG gene encoding cytochrome c oxidase accessory protein CcoG, giving the protein MSNQIPVHDVTPPAKKTSNTVDLYASREKIYTRAFTGMFRNLRMLGGAGLFLLYFGTVWLNWGGHQAVWWNLPERKFFIFGATFWPQDFILLSGILIISAFGLFFITVYAGRIWCGYTCPQSVWTWIYMWCEKVTEGDRNQRIKLDKAPMSANKFLRKLSKHTLWLLIGFVTGMTFVGYFSPIRELVLDFFTGQADGWSYFWVGFFTLATYGNAGWLREQVCIYMCPYARFQSVMFDKDTLIVSYDPRRGEVRGPRKKGVDYKAQGLGDCIDCTMCVQVCPTGIDIRDGLQIECIGCAACIDACDAIMDKMDYPRGLISYTTEHNLSGQKTHKLRPRLIGYALVLLAMVSLLVTAFFMRSLVGFDVSKDRVLYRENAEGRIENVYSLKIMNKDQRDHTYVLDATGLPDLKLQGKREIKVAAGEIFTMPVELSSAPEQMPSTTNEVKFILKDADDDSVHVEAKSRFIGPQIR; this is encoded by the coding sequence ATGAGCAACCAGATTCCGGTACATGACGTTACCCCGCCTGCCAAAAAAACCAGCAACACGGTCGATCTCTACGCCTCGCGGGAGAAAATCTACACCCGCGCCTTCACCGGAATGTTCCGCAACCTGCGGATGCTCGGCGGTGCCGGTCTGTTCCTGCTGTACTTCGGCACGGTGTGGCTGAACTGGGGGGGGCACCAGGCCGTCTGGTGGAACCTGCCAGAACGTAAATTCTTTATTTTCGGTGCGACATTCTGGCCCCAGGACTTCATCCTGCTGTCGGGCATCCTGATCATCTCGGCCTTTGGCCTGTTCTTTATCACCGTGTACGCCGGGCGTATCTGGTGTGGCTATACCTGCCCGCAAAGCGTGTGGACCTGGATCTACATGTGGTGCGAAAAGGTCACCGAAGGCGACCGCAACCAGCGGATCAAGCTGGACAAGGCGCCGATGAGCGCCAACAAATTCCTGCGCAAACTCAGCAAGCACACGTTGTGGCTACTGATCGGTTTTGTCACCGGCATGACCTTCGTCGGCTATTTCTCGCCGATCCGCGAATTGGTGCTCGACTTCTTCACAGGCCAAGCCGATGGCTGGTCGTACTTCTGGGTCGGCTTCTTCACCCTCGCCACCTACGGCAACGCCGGCTGGCTGCGCGAGCAAGTGTGTATCTACATGTGCCCGTATGCGCGCTTCCAGAGCGTGATGTTCGACAAGGACACCCTGATCGTGTCCTATGACCCGCGTCGTGGCGAAGTGCGTGGCCCGCGCAAGAAAGGCGTCGACTATAAAGCCCAGGGCCTGGGGGATTGCATCGACTGCACCATGTGCGTGCAAGTCTGCCCCACCGGCATCGACATCCGTGACGGCCTGCAGATCGAGTGTATTGGCTGCGCCGCCTGCATCGACGCCTGCGACGCCATCATGGACAAGATGGACTACCCGCGCGGGTTGATCAGCTACACCACCGAACATAACCTCTCGGGGCAAAAGACCCACAAGCTGCGCCCGCGCCTGATCGGCTATGCGCTGGTGCTGCTGGCAATGGTCAGCCTGCTGGTCACGGCGTTCTTCATGCGCTCGCTGGTGGGTTTCGACGTCAGCAAGGACCGCGTGCTGTACCGCGAAAACGCCGAAGGGCGGATCGAGAACGTCTACAGCCTGAAAATCATGAACAAGGACCAGCGCGACCACACCTATGTGCTGGACGCCACCGGCCTGCCGGACCTCAAGCTGCAAGGCAAGCGCGAGATCAAGGTCGCCGCCGGGGAAATCTTCACCATGCCGGTGGAGCTGTCGAGTGCGCCGGAACAGATGCCATCGACCACCAACGAGGTGAAATTCATCCTCAAGGATGCTGACGATGACAGCGTCCACGTTGAAGCCAAGAGCCGGTTCATCGGCCCACAAATTCGTTAA
- a CDS encoding CcoQ/FixQ family Cbb3-type cytochrome c oxidase assembly chaperone — translation MDIGMIRGLGTVVVMVAFIGLALWVFSPKRKSEFEDATLLPFADDPEAIKHVEQASRSNKE, via the coding sequence ATGGATATCGGGATGATTCGAGGCCTGGGCACCGTTGTCGTGATGGTGGCCTTTATCGGCCTGGCGCTGTGGGTGTTCAGCCCCAAGCGCAAGTCAGAGTTTGAAGACGCGACCTTGCTGCCTTTTGCGGATGATCCCGAAGCCATCAAGCACGTCGAGCAAGCTTCTAGGAGTAACAAAGAATGA